The genomic DNA TTAGGGGTAAAAATCACttgtaataaatatatcaTTGGCTTGGAATGAGCTGATTGTTTGTCGGCCAACTTattctaatttattatttttcctcTATTGCAGAATACTTCGCCACTGTGGGAGGATTTTGTGGCTAAGGCCGGAAAACTGCACACATGCTTGAGGTAAGTTTATTTTGGATGTAAAATTGGTTTCCTCATCATGGAAAATTCTTTCTTGGACTTTAACGAGATTTCAACAGCGGCAAAATAACAACTGCAATTGCAAAACTTTAGAATGAGAACATGCGAATGAGTAAACAAATTGTTCGTTTACCTCAATTTGCTTTTATGCTTTTCACTTCCTCGCACACAGGCATAATGTGCCTATGAttatttttgtgctttttctgCTGTTGCTTTAGTTGCTAAATTTCTTGTTGTTGGGTGGAGACCACCGACACCGTCttcggtttttgtttattttattttctccgTCGTTGTTATGCCCAGACTTGGCCCAATTTTGCTTTCGGGCGAGGGTCCCCGCAGCAATGTCTGGTCAGAAGTGTATAGCCGCCACATAACGGCTGCATTAATCATTACCCCCAATCCTGTTGTCCGAGTTGAAATCACCGAGCTTGGCAAAACTTGCTCCGAGTGTTTGCCCACTGCGCTTGACACACATCTTGGCCAGGTCCACGCGAGGTGCGGACACTCGCCAACCACTTGAGCGGATCAAGACCCGCAGTTGGGGACCCATCTCTCTGTACTTTTGCCGGGCGTATCgacagtttattaaaaaaatatgcaatggCTATACATTGGATTATCCATGCGGTTGAATCTTTAACAGTGCGAaagatatttgtatttattctaAGCTTCTGACAGTTACTTCTGCTAAGATGCCGATAAGAGCCAAGTACTTCTTAGTTAGTTTTAGGAGCTACAGCAACTTATTTGAAATAGTAATGGTACAAATACTATTCATTTATACTTTATTGTATTAAGCTAATCAAACCAGTTTTGTAAAATtgagatttattaaaaatgtcaaataaacGAACTAGCAATAAACATGGTAGATAACCTTTAACTCATACCATATCATATTCAACAATCGAGTATTGGCTGCTCCAAAGGGTATTACAATCTTCGGTATCCGGGGATGGCCCGTTTTTATGCAGCGTTTCTTTTCAGTTCTTTTTCTAGCTGTCGTCTAATTGAAATGTCGCCCACGGCCAATTCAAGAAGATGTTTATTAAATCTATCTGGCTGCACGGGCCCACAATAATAATGATATTATACTTTGCTCTTCTCTGTTCACAGGGCCGCCATCCAGGCAATCGCCGCCTATTTGGATGCCTTCCAAAAGATAGCCGATGCGGCGACCAATTCAAGAGGTAAGTTCAAATCGTGGATTTGTTTGGGCTGTCTGCCTGCCTGCCCTCCTACCCCCACTTAATGCCGGGGGATCCCCTCTTCCGCTGGCCCACGTACTGAATCTCTTTCCTCTGCTTATTATTCATGCGTCTGCTCACAGTCGGCGGCGGTCATCGatctgattttttttcacattcacattcacgcTTTCGATGTTTATGTTGTTGATTTCCCCCAGTGCGTACGGATGGCGGTGTGTAGCTGTTCTGTCTGAGCTCACGCATTCGCTGGTTTtgctatttatatttatttattggctGCTTTGCGTCGCACTCATCGAGTGCCCCATTATGCAATGTCCGAGGTCCGATTCTCACAGCAAACAGCACACAGCTCACCTCACCCAGGACGGGAAATGCGAAAATTGCCAGATACTGGCAGCGAAGTTAGGAGAGCTTTGATCATACGCTGTCGCCCCTCGGGAAAAATCAAGCAGCTTGTATTTGGCacaatgtgtgtgttttgcattTGTCATGCCTTAGTCAGTTACAGTTGGATTCATTTTGAGTGGAAAATCTAGGCTTAGCCAATCCGAATGGGGTCTAGTGTGAAAATATGCAAGCACTCAGTGGGTAGATAACTGCCTAAAGCAAATAagctgttaaaataaatagtcGTAATGAAGTAATAACGTGTTTCAGGCTAAAAGATATGCTATTCCGCATTAAAAAACCcttcaataataaaacacTTATATTCATAAGCATGCAATTCGGAAATTCCGCTAAAGCATGCAACGGATGCATTTTCTTTAAGGAGATGcaactaaaataaatgtaattttgtaGTCGAAAGTAAAATTTGTAACCGCATTTCAATGATTACTATTCCCTTgcgaaaaaaagtaaaagagaTTGCTTATGTAGGAAAATTCCATTGATTAATTCCGAACGATTCTATTGATTCACAGCTAAATGCCTTCCTCGGTTTGAGAAATAACGATAAATTATGCAGTTTATATGTGGTTGAACGCAGTTGCTGATCATTAGGCTTTAAATGAATATTGCTGTGTTGAAACCGGCTTAATGCAGCTAAGCTTCCGAATTCCTATTTACAACTACTGGCGGCTTGCCAGACTTAACTTTTTCAATCATCTTCACTGGGAGTCTTGCATTAGCATATATTGATCGACTCTCGCCATGTGTTTTCGCCGCTTTTTGCGCCCCTTCGTGACCCTTATATATTTGACTGGTGCTAAGTGCATATCCACGTAAGTCCTGCTATTAGCTAGCCACCCCTTTTGGCCGTTTGCACTTGCTAAATGGTTTCATTAGTTTTAGTGGTTACTTGGCTTAGTTCGGTCAAGCATCGGCACAAGTGTCAATTCCCTCGCATTGTGCCACCCCGAAAGAGGGTGGAACGCAATTCGAGTCTCGGCTCTAGATTCTCGATTCGCACTTGGCACTTGGCACATGGCCACATGACCACCATGCGTCCTTTAAGGTGCTGTTGTTTCTGGCCACCCTCGTGAGTTCCCATTCAATTAGGAGTGATCTGGAGCAAGTGGCTCTGAGAGCAGGCTAGTCGCAAGTCAAAGCCGAATCAATAAGCTGCTGCCTATTTGGCAGATAATTACATACCGAACGAGGATGGCAGCAGTCCCAGTTTGAGTCGGAGGCAGTTCGAGATAATCGGGCCGCCTGTCATTTGCTAGTGCTatgcagaagcagaagcaggagCAGTAGCAGTTAGCCTGACCAGTTTCCCCGGATCCGACTTCTGGCATGGCATAATGGGCACACACGGGACTCGGGACTTGGGACTTGGGTATTGGGACCGAAGACTGGAGGAGTGCAATACCGAATCGTATCGCATGCAATGTCTGCTGCGCCTCCAAATCGAATCGACAGCCCATGGCGTGCGATTGTTGCTGCATGCTCTAAACATTTCCGCTGTCAGCTTTGCTCCCCAATCCCCTTGGACGTTCCCCTTcagtaatttaatttggcaaCTGTTTAATATTGCATGCTTAGGGTTTAAACAGAACTCTCGGTCTGTTTTTATAGCTGGACTTACATGGATGTACAAATTATCCTAGTTCTAGGCAATCCACCTTGCAGGGAATCGTTGGCCTAATTTGTGGTCTCTTACCACCAGTTAAAAGtaagcaatttatttgttcACAATACTCTAAGATGGAAGTTTTTTTACGTGGAAATAGTAGTTTTTAGCTTATGGAAAAAGCAACTAAaactaatttgtattttatttttttttatttattaaacaaatccCGTACAAATTAACCAAATCTGACGGTAAAAAGTAGCTTCGCCTACTACAGgataatacattttgtaatttctgcTAACAAACCTACAACCGAGACACACAACAAGAGGGTCAGACATTGAATTTTCATGTTTAAAGTATGGTTTAAGCTTAGCTACAGCTCTGGGCCACGTAAAAATTCGTTGCTATTAAGCCTTAAAAAGGTCCTAGGACTTTTCCTTTAAACTGGCACGTGATGGAAAGTTCTTGGTTTCGGATTACTACTCTGCAGATAAAATCCTTGCAGAATATCTAGTTTTTGTTCTTCGGCTTTGTCGACCAGTGCAATTAGGCAATTGTGTTTTCcaagttatttttcaaatcagTTTTAAATTGATCACCTAGTTCCTAATTCTAGCCTAATAGTACCAACCCTAATGCATTCCAAATCGTGTGCTTTCCATTGCAGGCGCCTCCAAGGAGATCGGCACCGCCCTGACCCGCGTCTGCCTGCGCCACAAGGCGGTGGAGACGCGGCTGAAGACCTTCACCAGCACCATCATGGATTGCCTGGTGCAGCCGCTGCAGGACAGGATCGAGGACTGGAAGCGCACGGTGGCCACCATCGACAAGGACCATGCCAAAGAGTACAAGCGCTGTCGCAGCGAGCTGAAGAAGCGCTCTAGCGACACGCTGCGGCTGCAGAAGAAGGCGCGCAAGGGCCAGACGGACGGACTGCAGTCCCTGATGGACTCGCACATGCAGGACGTCACCCTGCGccgggctgagctggaggaggtCGAGAAGAAGTCCCTGCGGGCGGCCATGGTGGAGGAGCGGCTGCGCTACTGCAGCTTCGTCCACATGCTGCAGCCGGTGGTGCACGAGGAGTGCGAGGTCATGTCTGAGCTGGGCCATCTTCAGGTGCGTACTGGTGCTCACACTCTTAATGCACTGATTCTAAAATGCTTTACATCTGCAGGAGGCCATGCAGTCGATTGCCTTGGTCACCAAGGAGCCCAGCGTTCTGCCACAGGCCTCCGAGGAGCTCATCCACGACGCCAAGGCCAGCATCAATCTCTATCCGGAGTCGCCGGGCGGAGGTTCCGGGTCCCAGGGCGGAGGCTGCTCCAACTCGCTGGGCTCCCGAAAGAGCTCCGTCTGCTCCATCAGCAGCATGAACAGCACCGGGTCCAGCAATTCGCCGGGCCATCACCACTATCCGCGCTCCCTGTCGCAGGTGCGTCGCCTCAGAGAGGTTCCTGCTCGCCCAAAACATTAAACATCCATTTGACACTGTGGCGTCCGCTCATTTATTGGTTTTCATCAACGTTCTTTTgtgtttcgttttcgtttctttAGTTTGTAACGCCCGCAATTCGCTTGAAACCTGGTGAATCCAGTGATAGTGGCTTTTGCTCATCGCCAGCGCTAACAACACAGGTTTTCATTTGttcttttctgtttgtttatacaaattacaaaaacacCTTTTGTGTGTCGCAtactaactttttttttgtttgtttcgaCCCCCCCCCCTAGACTTCGAATGCAACGAATCAGACGGCGAATGTATCCACGTGGCCCCCACATTCCCAGGACGTGGTGGACACCCTGCCACCGACCGCCGACCGTCCGCACACGATTTCGACGGCCTACGAAAAGGGCCACCAGCGACCGCCGCTGACCGTCTACACGTTCCAGAATCCGGAGACCATCCACGAGTCAAACAGCTGCCTCAACAACGGATCCACCGCCGCCAATGGGCAGCCGTCATCAGGTCAGGCCACGCCGGCCACTCAGAAGTCTCCGGCTGCTTCACTTAGTCGGCCGCCCTTGCCAGTTGTAAGTATGGTTGGGTTACACAGTCTAACTTCGTTATATGAaagtacaatttaaaaaaaattgttttttttttttattttattgaatgttttaatttgaaacaCTTAGGCTAATTAAACCCGTTACTTGTataacaggtagaaggaagcgttacctaccctataaagtatatatgttcttAATGGGGATCAATACCCGAGGCGATCAagccatttccgtctgtctgttcgtatgaacgtcgagatctcgaaaactataaaatttatagattTGGGATTGCATATACAGATTCTAGTTACGTCTACGCAgagaaagtttgtttttaaaagtcgACACCCCCCCTCTTACGGAGATATGGCAGATACCTCTATTTCggcaataaatgtttatttgatCCATATCAATCGAcataacaaaaatacaaatttcgttttatacttgtattttttttgtgcatttcggcataccgaaatCTATAATCATTAATGTTAAATTTCGGGGTAAGAAACTATAATTGAATAATATGAAGAGATcccaaatagctttaaaaagcTTATAACTTAGGTGtttatagaaatattattattatactcAAAAGGAAACACTATTTTATACCAAGTTACTTATGCTTACGTATGTATTTACATGGAGTGTTAAATTTAAGCTAAGATGGGCGGATGTTCGAATAGACGGGAAACCGACTATTGTCTTTTTTACATGCTATTAAGTTGTCTCTCTCGTTCTGTTGGCCATGACACTCGCCATAGAAGCCAGCCCATGTGGTGAGTACCTCGGAGTCAGAGCCCTCACCGTTCGTAGATCCAAAGCGCGCTCATCTGCATGCGCCCCGCTAGACCACTGACAACTAGGTCCCCTAAGTCGCCCCTTCATtgaacccaaacccaaaccatTAAACGCAACCTGGCTTGTGGCAGTGACTTACCAACGGTTTCCTCCTCTTTCAGCGCTGCTCGTCGCTGGAGCGACCGCTGTCGGCCCAGAGCAACCACCGCCAGGGAAGCGGGAGCAACCTGCTGCAGCGCCAGTGCCCCTCGCCGATTCCGGCTCATATCACGAAAGGTGAGTGGTCCGCCCTGTCCGGCATCCGTCCGGCATTTGTCCGTCCAGCTTGTCtccgtgtgtttgtgtgcacGCTTGCCCTCGGCTAATTCCATCAGTCTTACTAATGACCGTGTTCACCCGCATGTCCCGCTAACATCATCCGCACACAGAGCTGTCCGCAGCGCACCatgcacagcagcagcagcagcagcaaaatcagCAGCAAAATCAGCAGCAGCCCCAGACGCCGCCCACCTATGTGAACATGTCCGAGCTGGCCACCATGGCGGCCTTGAAGCTGGCCAACCAGCAGCAGAAGCCCTCTCCACCGCCCCTGCAGCAGCAGAGCTCCATCGACTCGACCAGCTCCCAGCATTCCAACGACTCCTCCGGCTCGCatcagctgctgcagcagcagcaacagcagcagcaccagcaccagccgCAGCTGAATCACCACTCAGCCACCGCCACACGCTCCCATTCCATATCCTCGACGGCCTCGTCACTGCACTCGCACCCGTCGATCGACTCCACCGTCGCTTGTGGCTCGCTGGTGGGCCAGCCCAACCACAGCACCAGCACCAACACGAACACCACCTCGCCGTCCAGTGGCAGCTCCACGCCACAAAACCATTACTCGCCCCTGTTAACCAACTCCCCCACGTCCACTGCCGCAGGTACCCCCAGCGGCAGCAGCGTAGGTCCCGGCTCCGCCCTGGGCTTTGTCTACCAGGTCAGCTCCCCGACGCCGCCCTCCAGTGAGGTGCTGAAGATCACCGAGCAGGCAGCGGCTGGCCAGGACCAAGGGCCGGGGGCCAACGGAGGCACGGAACCGGAGGAGACGGAGGATGAGCGGTCGCGGACCTCCGTCCTGCAGAAGGCCTCCATGTTCGAGAAGgctgcggcagcggcggcggtcTCGCCACCAGCTCCCATTCAGGTCCCGGCAGCAGCTTCCCCGGCTTCCGCGGCACGACGTTCCGAGACAGAGCAACAGGAAATGGGTAAGTAGAACCAGCGAGCAGCAGGATCGTTGTAGAGGAAGTGTGCCAATCATGTGGCTCCCTGTCCACTAGAGTGGGTCGATTTGAAtgtatccaaaaaaaaataacaaattgtaGAGGAAAATATTATCTCTAGAGAATTCTATGCAATCTAACAGTGtgagtctttttttttatggcagTGATGCATTTATATTTGAGGTTaccaaaaacacttttttggGTAGTTTTTTGCAACAtctaaagaatatattttatgtttggcTTTTTATTGTCAACTtagcaaaatataaaataaaaatcagaaaataaaatatatttagagcAGTTGAGATTAAACTTTCaatgaaaatacaaaattcgctgtaaaaaatttttgtgtttttgcttcttcatttttcactttatttCACGAATATACactattcttaaaaaaatgaattgttaaataagaatttttcataaataaaaaaaatctttacaaagtaatattttaacaatgaAAGGGGTTTTCATTTTCTGTGAATGCTGTATGTAATATTTATACTATTCTAGTCAAACGAGGTCTTAGAGACCATAAGTATGTTTACCAATGTTGCTCAGAATTCTTTAAAGATTATTTCCTCCTCTTCTGTTGTAAGTCACCCAAATCGACAAACTCTGCCGCCCACCCAGCACCAAAAAGCACTTTGAACATGAGATTTCCTCGCCTCCACTTTACTTGTCCAGCgcccattttaatttataattgacAAACATATCGAGAATATTTCCTAACcccaaaaatttcttttattttgtttttccctcCCTCTTCTCtacaatttttggtttgttgtgTAAACGCAACGACAACAACTGCACCAAATCAACTTGAAACCATTATTATTTCGTATTGGTTTTGACTTCATGTTCACCTTACCCAAAATCTCTGCCATCTGTAAACTATTATTCACAATGAACCAAatgcacaacaacaacaacaacaccatcTCCAAAAATCAATACCAACAACTATGAAAAATATGATCTAATAGACAAGTCTTTCGAAGATTCAATACAAGcactaaataatttaattggcGAACTAGACTCGTTCCAACGTGAGATCGATGAGGGCAAGGGCAAGTCGACGAGCAACATCATCAGTatcagtggcagcagcagcaacagcaacaacagcaacaacaacaacaatacgacgagcagcagcaacagcagcagcgacaacaacaacctGCCCGCCACCATCAACATTGAGCCCTGCGCCATCAGCAATCAGACGAACTCGAGCGGCTGTGGAACGGACATTTCGGACACCACGTCCGACGACCTGGCCGGCGACGAAATGGACGCCAGGCGGCGGGATCGGGATCGCGATCGTGATCGGGACCAGGATCTGCTGGGCGCCAGCGATTCGGAGCTGAGTCGCTGCTATGTGAGCGAAACTAGTTCGCTGACCGGAGGCCTGACAGCCGGCGGCTACGAGAATCCCACGTTTGCGCACTTCGTGGCCAATGCGAACCGGGAGGACGTCGTTTCACTGGCCTCGGACAGCGTCTGTCTGGGCCAGCCGCGCCACGCCTACGTGGACACCTgcagcgacagcggcagcgCAGTGGTGGTGATCTACGACCACCAGATCCCCAACACGCCGGACATTGAGTTCGTGAAGCAGAACTCGGAGATCGTGGTGCTGCGTACCAAGGACCCGCAGCCCAGTGCGCTGCAGCTGCACGAGATGCGCGAGCTGCAGCAGTTGCCGGCCAATCTGGCCGGTTCGCCGGACTCCTCGCCGGACTCGGCCGGCGGCCAGGCGCCGCCGACAGCAACTGTGGCGCCCGCCAAGCAGCGACTCTCCTCGTTTCGAGCCACCAGCgagcagcagttgcagctcCTCGGACGCGGCAGCCCGCAAAGAGGTAAAGCACCCACTGAGCAGGCCACACAGAGCAGGCCTCAGGAACGGCATTGCCCACAGCAGAA from Drosophila gunungcola strain Sukarami chromosome 2R unlocalized genomic scaffold, Dgunungcola_SK_2 000012F, whole genome shotgun sequence includes the following:
- the LOC128255908 gene encoding protein MTSS 2 isoform X45, with the translated sequence MDLSLERDSSALGSLFQQIINDMKNTSPLWEDFVAKAGKLHTCLRAAIQAIAAYLDAFQKIADAATNSRGASKEIGTALTRVCLRHKAVETRLKTFTSTIMDCLVQPLQDRIEDWKRTVATIDKDHAKEYKRCRSELKKRSSDTLRLQKKARKGQTDGLQSLMDSHMQDVTLRRAELEEVEKKSLRAAMVEERLRYCSFVHMLQPVVHEECEVMSELGHLQEAMQSIALVTKEPSVLPQASEELIHDAKASINLYPESPGGGSGSQGGGCSNSLGSRKSSVCSISSMNSTGSSNSPGHHHYPRSLSQFVTPAIRLKPGESSDSGFCSSPALTTQTSNATNQTANVSTWPPHSQDVVDTLPPTADRPHTISTAYEKGHQRPPLTVYTFQNPETIHESNSCLNNGSTAANGQPSSGQATPATQKSPAASLSRPPLPVRCSSLERPLSAQSNHRQGSGSNLLQRQCPSPIPAHITKGGAAGGGSTRIARRSSINQAKPPPPVRRSSSVTPSPNASVGLQHQHQQQQQHATLPQQNLQLSSSSEHFPPPPAFMLDAMPQMPSSALKVSETVRALAAMRHQPASPVALRRMQQQQQQQQLQQQQQQLQQQPLLQSVHNCSPTAFYDSYDSYLDLHAYAYAHGLVNGQQPAGEQMAHQQRFTHQPLQNHYLQQQQQPQQQPPQQSPVYQAPATFRTSSPAAGGGGGGGGIYAQPKLVNTMSSFRTSSPSPNGHAHPLPPTQPKANPNLIAQLNARLNSKQQQQQQQQHQVEGIYGNQQQPAGEESIYMRSGLSMSQPQQQQHYDAGPPHLSRVADGSNQTRSHLEA
- the LOC128255908 gene encoding uncharacterized protein LOC128255908 isoform X8, whose product is MDLSLERDSSALGSLFQQIINDMKNTSPLWEDFVAKAGKLHTCLRAAIQAIAAYLDAFQKIADAATNSRGASKEIGTALTRVCLRHKAVETRLKTFTSTIMDCLVQPLQDRIEDWKRTVATIDKDHAKEYKRCRSELKKRSSDTLRLQKKARKGQTDGLQSLMDSHMQDVTLRRAELEEVEKKSLRAAMVEERLRYCSFVHMLQPVVHEECEVMSELGHLQEAMQSIALVTKEPSVLPQASEELIHDAKASINLYPESPGGGSGSQGGGCSNSLGSRKSSVCSISSMNSTGSSNSPGHHHYPRSLSQFVTPAIRLKPGESSDSGFCSSPALTTQTSNATNQTANVSTWPPHSQDVVDTLPPTADRPHTISTAYEKGHQRPPLTVYTFQNPETIHESNSCLNNGSTAANGQPSSGQATPATQKSPAASLSRPPLPVKPAHVRCSSLERPLSAQSNHRQGSGSNLLQRQCPSPIPAHITKELSAAHHAQQQQQQQNQQQNQQQPQTPPTYVNMSELATMAALKLANQQQKPSPPPLQQQSSIDSTSSQHSNDSSGSHQLLQQQQQQQHQHQPQLNHHSATATRSHSISSTASSLHSHPSIDSTVACGSLVGQPNHSTSTNTNTTSPSSGSSTPQNHYSPLLTNSPTSTAAGTPSGSSVGPGSALGFVYQVSSPTPPSSEVLKITEQAAAGQDQGPGANGGTEPEETEDERSRTSVLQKASMFEKAAAAAAVSPPAPIQVPAAASPASAARRSETEQQEMDKSFEDSIQALNNLIGELDSFQREIDEGKGKSTSNIISISGSSSNSNNSNNNNNTTSSSNSSSDNNNLPATINIEPCAISNQTNSSGCGTDISDTTSDDLAGDEMDARRRDRDRDRDRDQDLLGASDSELSRCYVSETSSLTGGLTAGGYENPTFAHFVANANREDVVSLASDSVCLGQPRHAYVDTCSDSGSAVVVIYDHQIPNTPDIEFVKQNSEIVVLRTKDPQPSALQLHEMRELQQLPANLAGSPDSSPDSAGGQAPPTATVAPAKQRLSSFRATSEQQLQLLGRGSPQRGKAPTEQATQSRPQERHCPQQKDVDGSGQPAVDPARRQLPPKPTSLSLFNGPAPGAGDRPMVPRKSDFKSDLDEKIRRQKQKVKLQLHQQQQQQSPQQQQQQQQQQAPQEQQHSPQSPQTRNCNVTTKLAAKVSAFASASAFASVSASASASSDPYPNQNHRMPNQHQTAITSNHKQCKTPATMALSPLPSSSPRGHLPLSSSSLSSSSLPLPETTSTSTTSNTTSSPSSMLPASDRPPAHPYVCSNAPANPHHANSITNAHANANANATASLKPCITPRPASLSGGAAGGGSTRIARRSSINQAKPPPPVRRSSSVTPSPNASVGLQHQHQQQQQHATLPQQNLQLSSSSEHFPPPPAFMLDAMPQMPSSALKVSETVRALAAMRHQPASPVALRRMQQQQQQQQLQQQQQQLQQQPLLQQTFRTSSPAAGGGGGGGGIYAQPKLVNTMSSFRTSSPSPNGHAHPLPPTQPKANPNLIAQLNARLNSKQQQQQQQQHQVEGIYGNQQQPAGEESIYMRSGLSMSQPQQQQHYDAATGSANSHYQPPQPPTAASANSKDFATYSSSFTKTPAAAHSPNMRQAHSHQQQQQQQQHYTCPPPLEDPPPPPIYAGSSATMPKKMARPPTGQSAPHSGAYAAASATATLPKNMMQQQQQQRLQQQQQQHHQQQQQQQQQYQQPAGMGIGNGNGNGNGHLGQRPQLPLPQQKLRAAQQQHLAEQQHQMHQQHQMQQQRQPPIPSRHSSVQQKIFVSTNPFIQTTAVKFHSPSASPTCGSPVTGSGSGSGSGSLASIYATTSRSSHHHQQQHAQQLQQQQQQQHYYRDVAGGNSNGGAAYYNHNAHAHAHAHAQAHHSNYATSTNIEKTGSIRAKTKAEFLENLNAKLAKQGMSGRAFAVRNLINSKALMYQSPQNLSRPSAQYRTPPPTYPNTSTTSNATCEDQC
- the LOC128255908 gene encoding methylcytosine dioxygenase TET isoform X11 codes for the protein MDLSLERDSSALGSLFQQIINDMKNTSPLWEDFVAKAGKLHTCLRAAIQAIAAYLDAFQKIADAATNSRGASKEIGTALTRVCLRHKAVETRLKTFTSTIMDCLVQPLQDRIEDWKRTVATIDKDHAKEYKRCRSELKKRSSDTLRLQKKARKGQTDGLQSLMDSHMQDVTLRRAELEEVEKKSLRAAMVEERLRYCSFVHMLQPVVHEECEVMSELGHLQEAMQSIALVTKEPSVLPQASEELIHDAKASINLYPESPGGGSGSQGGGCSNSLGSRKSSVCSISSMNSTGSSNSPGHHHYPRSLSQFVTPAIRLKPGESSDSGFCSSPALTTQTSNATNQTANVSTWPPHSQDVVDTLPPTADRPHTISTAYEKGHQRPPLTVYTFQNPETIHESNSCLNNGSTAANGQPSSGQATPATQKSPAASLSRPPLPVKPAHVRCSSLERPLSAQSNHRQGSGSNLLQRQCPSPIPAHITKELSAAHHAQQQQQQQNQQQNQQQPQTPPTYVNMSELATMAALKLANQQQKPSPPPLQQQSSIDSTSSQHSNDSSGSHQLLQQQQQQQHQHQPQLNHHSATATRSHSISSTASSLHSHPSIDSTVACGSLVGQPNHSTSTNTNTTSPSSGSSTPQNHYSPLLTNSPTSTAAGTPSGSSVGPGSALGFVYQVSSPTPPSSEVLKITEQAAAGQDQGPGANGGTEPEETEDERSRTSVLQKASMFEKAAAAAAVSPPAPIQVPAAASPASAARRSETEQQEMDKSFEDSIQALNNLIGELDSFQREIDEGKGKSTSNIISISGSSSNSNNSNNNNNTTSSSNSSSDNNNLPATINIEPCAISNQTNSSGCGTDISDTTSDDLAGDEMDARRRDRDRDRDRDQDLLGASDSELSRCYVSETSSLTGGLTAGGYENPTFAHFVANANREDVVSLASDSVCLGQPRHAYVDTCSDSGSAVVVIYDHQIPNTPDIEFVKQNSEIVVLRTKDPQPSALQLHEMRELQQLPANLAGSPDSSPDSAGGQAPPTATVAPAKQRLSSFRATSEQQLQLLGRGSPQRGKAPTEQATQSRPQERHCPQQKDVDGSGQPAVDPARRQLPPKPTSLSLFNGPAPGAGDRPMVPRKSDFKSDLDEKIRRQKQKVKLQLHQQQQQQSPQQQQQQQQQQAPQEQQHSPQSPQTRNCNVTTKLAAKVSAFASASAFASVSASASASSDPYPNQNHRMPNQHQTAITSNHKQCKTPATMALSPLPSSSPRGHLPLSSSSLSSSSLPLPETTSTSTTSNTTSSPSSMLPASDRPPAHPYVCSNAPANPHHANSITNAHANANANATASLKPCITPRPASLSGGAAGGGSTRIARRSSINQAKPPPPVRRSSSVTPSPNASVGLQHQHQQQQQHATLPQQNLQLSSSSEHFPPPPAFMLDAMPQMPSSALKVSETVRALAAMRHQPASPVALRRMQQQQQQQQLQQQQQQLQQQPLLQQTFRTSSPAAGGGGGGGGIYAQPKLVNTMSSFRTSSPSPNGHAHPLPPTQPKANPNLIAQLNARLNSKQQQQQQQQHQVEGIYGNQQQPAGEESIYMRSGLSMSQPQQQQHYDAAAHSPNMRQAHSHQQQQQQQQHYTCPPPLEDPPPPPIYAGSSATMPKKMARPPTGQSAPHSGAYAAASATATLPKNMMQQQQQQRLQQQQQQHHQQQQQQQQQYQQPAGMGIGNGNGNGNGHLGQRPQLPLPQQKLRAAQQQHLAEQQHQMHQQHQMQQQRQPPIPSRHSSVQQKIFVSTNPFIQTTAVKFHSPSASPTCGSPVTGSGSGSGSGSLASIYATTSRSSHHHQQQHAQQLQQQQQQQHYYRDVAGGNSNGGAAYYNHNAHAHAHAHAQAHHSNYATSTNIEKTGSIRAKTKAEFLENLNAKLAKQGMSGRAFAVRNLINSKALMYQSPQNLSRPSAQYRTPPPTYPNTSTTSNATCEDQC